A window of the Dyadobacter pollutisoli genome harbors these coding sequences:
- a CDS encoding serine hydrolase domain-containing protein: MKLQMIKTLLSCVIAYIFLACNTQNVTPDDPNPPYDFNQVDKFIETNLANYNDQVVVLVSQNGKLIYHKAMGLDSASIKPIASASKWLSAAVMMSMVDDHKISLDDTVGKFLPIFTKNKKGDITIRQLFSHTAGFDGDSPQGFEYQRDITLAAAVDSIALYVPLAFSPGSAFSYGSSAMHIGGRIAELVSGKSWQDLFNEKIGNPCQMNVRYGSASNPIIAGGANTSAADYLKFLEMVVDKGMYKGRRVLSESALAVMLSDQTNGAVIKGTPYASNPFSPYPNTSIRYGMGNWLDVVDAGGNVLESSSPGLFGTHPWQDSKNKMAGIIFTQTTPKKSALTSLEIRKMIRDIVN, translated from the coding sequence ATGAAATTACAAATGATAAAAACCTTGCTTTCTTGTGTTATTGCGTACATTTTTTTGGCATGCAACACTCAAAACGTAACGCCGGATGATCCGAATCCACCTTATGACTTTAACCAGGTAGATAAGTTCATTGAAACAAATCTGGCTAATTATAATGATCAGGTGGTGGTGCTGGTATCACAAAACGGAAAGTTGATCTACCACAAAGCAATGGGCCTGGATTCAGCGAGCATCAAGCCGATTGCGTCTGCCTCGAAGTGGTTGTCTGCCGCAGTGATGATGAGTATGGTAGATGACCATAAAATTTCGCTCGATGATACTGTTGGTAAGTTCCTCCCTATTTTTACAAAGAATAAAAAGGGCGATATCACAATCCGGCAACTTTTTTCGCACACCGCAGGCTTTGACGGGGACTCGCCGCAAGGCTTTGAATACCAGCGAGACATTACCCTGGCCGCGGCCGTAGACTCCATTGCATTGTACGTTCCCCTCGCGTTTTCTCCGGGATCTGCATTTAGCTACGGAAGTTCAGCAATGCACATTGGGGGCAGGATCGCCGAGCTGGTTTCAGGCAAATCATGGCAAGATTTATTTAATGAAAAAATAGGAAATCCTTGTCAGATGAATGTTCGTTACGGCTCTGCATCCAATCCAATTATAGCCGGCGGGGCAAATACGTCGGCGGCAGATTATCTGAAATTCTTGGAAATGGTTGTAGACAAAGGAATGTATAAAGGAAGGCGGGTTTTGAGTGAAAGTGCACTGGCCGTTATGCTGTCTGATCAGACAAATGGAGCGGTTATTAAGGGTACGCCGTATGCAAGCAACCCTTTTTCTCCTTATCCCAATACCTCAATTCGGTATGGAATGGGCAATTGGCTGGATGTTGTGGATGCGGGTGGGAACGTGCTGGAAAGCAGTAGTCCCGGTCTTTTCGGTACCCACCCGTGGCAGGATTCCAAAAACAAAATGGCCGGAATTATTTTCACGCAAACTACCCCTAAAAAAAGCGCCCTGACCAGTCTCGAAATCAGGAAGATGATCCGGGATATTGTGAACTAG
- the adhP gene encoding alcohol dehydrogenase AdhP, with translation MLPKTMKAAVVREFGKPLQIEEMPVKTPGKHQILVKVVASGVCHTDLHAADGDWPVKPKLPLIPGHEGIGYVAAVGPEVTNVKEGDIVGVPWLYSACGCCDYCTTGWETLCETQQNGGYSVDGGYAEYVLADARYVAHLPAGTDMIQMAPILCAGVTVYKGIKETETKAGEWIAISGIGGLGHLAVQYAKAMGMHVAAIDIADDKLELAKNLGADLTVNALENDPGEYLKKETGGMHGVLVTAVSPIAFKQGISVMRRKGTLALNGLPPGGFDLPIFETVLNRFTIRGSIVGTRKDMHEAIEFALDGKVKATVSTACLEDINDVFADMKAGEIQGRVVMKIADA, from the coding sequence ATGCTACCAAAAACAATGAAGGCTGCGGTTGTCCGGGAGTTCGGCAAACCTTTGCAAATAGAAGAAATGCCGGTCAAGACACCAGGCAAGCACCAGATTCTGGTAAAAGTCGTCGCCAGTGGGGTTTGCCATACTGACCTGCACGCTGCGGATGGCGACTGGCCGGTCAAACCCAAGCTTCCCCTGATCCCCGGACACGAAGGAATTGGCTATGTTGCGGCTGTCGGCCCGGAGGTCACCAATGTAAAGGAAGGTGATATCGTCGGGGTTCCATGGCTATATAGTGCCTGTGGATGCTGCGACTACTGCACCACTGGCTGGGAAACCTTATGCGAAACCCAGCAAAACGGAGGTTATAGTGTCGACGGCGGCTATGCCGAATACGTTTTGGCCGATGCCCGGTATGTCGCCCATTTGCCGGCAGGAACCGACATGATCCAGATGGCGCCAATTCTCTGCGCAGGTGTGACTGTTTATAAAGGAATTAAAGAAACTGAAACAAAGGCAGGAGAATGGATCGCGATCTCGGGCATAGGAGGTCTTGGCCACCTGGCGGTACAATATGCCAAAGCAATGGGCATGCATGTAGCGGCCATTGATATTGCAGACGATAAATTAGAGCTGGCAAAAAACCTGGGAGCAGACTTGACCGTCAATGCATTAGAAAACGACCCGGGAGAATACCTGAAAAAAGAAACCGGCGGAATGCATGGTGTATTGGTTACCGCAGTATCCCCGATCGCATTCAAGCAAGGTATTTCTGTGATGAGAAGAAAAGGCACTCTCGCATTGAATGGTTTGCCCCCCGGTGGATTTGATTTGCCCATTTTTGAAACCGTGCTAAACCGGTTTACCATTCGTGGCTCCATCGTAGGCACCAGAAAGGATATGCACGAAGCGATAGAGTTTGCACTGGATGGCAAAGTGAAAGCGACTGTCTCCACGGCTTGTTTGGAGGACATTAACGATGTTTTTGCTGATATGAAGGCAGGTGAAATTCAGGGACGCGTTGTAATGAAAATTGCCGATGCCTGA
- a CDS encoding retropepsin-like aspartic protease, with product MKSSILIFVVFFVCCKQKVAVEDYSSIEQTLQILVQKGEYFKLKTDVHKYEAILPANNLHFYQAFIESAFNNCPKSILLIKSLLKNDNTSLKDSARIDLMLLLRDNYFKTFQYKQAAEVGKDIVKNYKNVLGDRLHDVENTLLIHEGLKDIPLQQVDLKKVTLKWKPNKLGLIEIPLKTKTSTQGIVFDTRAHISTVTQSFAKKLGLKILDVSFQESSGITGIKFQSGLGVADSLYLGDILIKNAVFQVLPDEQLHFPSLNYTLDGILGFPVITQLKEVHIRRNGDFVISPNPTHSNLNNLAFDGSTTVISVKNDSDTLSFHFDSGATASEFYSNYFNRYKTEITKKGKTQTVESGGVGGSIKIQVYILPTINLAIGEKELQLKEIAVRTVPTFINQKYNGNIGQDVINQFDEMILNFDSMYLNFK from the coding sequence ATGAAAAGTTCGATCTTAATTTTTGTCGTTTTTTTTGTTTGTTGCAAGCAAAAAGTAGCCGTTGAAGATTATTCTTCAATAGAGCAAACTCTACAGATCTTAGTTCAGAAGGGAGAATATTTTAAGCTTAAAACGGATGTTCATAAATACGAAGCAATACTTCCTGCTAATAATTTGCATTTTTACCAGGCTTTTATCGAGAGTGCTTTTAATAATTGCCCCAAGTCAATTTTGTTAATAAAATCTCTCCTTAAAAATGATAACACTTCACTTAAAGATTCTGCCCGCATTGATTTGATGCTTCTACTACGGGACAACTATTTCAAAACATTTCAATATAAGCAAGCAGCCGAAGTCGGAAAAGACATAGTAAAGAACTACAAAAATGTTTTAGGCGATAGATTACATGATGTAGAAAATACACTCCTTATCCATGAAGGACTAAAAGATATTCCCCTTCAACAAGTCGATCTTAAAAAAGTCACTCTTAAATGGAAACCGAATAAATTAGGATTAATAGAAATTCCGCTCAAAACTAAAACGTCAACTCAGGGGATAGTTTTTGATACTAGAGCACATATTTCAACTGTAACACAAAGCTTCGCCAAAAAGTTGGGGCTAAAAATATTGGATGTTTCTTTCCAAGAATCAAGTGGAATAACTGGAATAAAATTCCAGTCTGGGCTGGGAGTAGCTGACAGTTTATATCTAGGAGACATCTTGATTAAAAATGCAGTCTTTCAGGTATTGCCAGATGAACAGCTTCATTTTCCTTCCTTAAATTATACATTAGACGGAATTTTAGGATTTCCGGTAATCACACAGTTAAAAGAAGTTCACATTCGCAGAAACGGAGATTTTGTTATTTCACCAAACCCTACTCACAGTAATTTAAACAACTTAGCCTTTGATGGCTCTACAACGGTAATTTCAGTTAAAAATGATTCCGATACATTAAGTTTTCATTTTGATTCTGGTGCAACAGCAAGTGAGTTTTATAGTAACTATTTTAATAGGTATAAAACTGAAATTACAAAAAAAGGCAAAACTCAAACAGTCGAAAGTGGGGGTGTTGGTGGGTCCATAAAAATACAGGTATACATCCTGCCAACTATCAATTTGGCAATTGGTGAGAAAGAATTACAACTTAAAGAAATTGCTGTTCGCACCGTTCCAACTTTTATAAATCAAAAATATAATGGCAACATTGGACAAGATGTTATCAATCAATTCGACGAGATGATTCTTAATTTTGACTCAATGTATCTTAATTTTAAATAG
- a CDS encoding universal stress protein yields the protein MKNTLVPCDFSKASEQALRFAIEIAALNQGEVTVLHVINLTPNYIETLETNP from the coding sequence ATGAAAAACACTCTTGTTCCTTGCGATTTTTCGAAAGCCTCTGAGCAGGCGCTTCGGTTCGCCATCGAAATTGCGGCTTTAAACCAAGGAGAGGTGACCGTTCTGCACGTTATTAACCTGACTCCCAACTACATTGAGACCCTTGAAACTAATCCATAG
- a CDS encoding cation-translocating P-type ATPase yields MNTVAGQGLTDAQVLASRDRFGRNLLEGRSKNEFLVALISLIKEPMLILLLVAASIYFLTGSLQEGFMMVAAIVLISIVSLYQDTRSRSALEKLRQFTEPKSLVVRNKIESRISVEDIVVGDWLVLQEGERIAADGTIINAHDFSVDESILSGESMSVFRYVSETIYQGTLVASGRAVCLVTAIGNQTRLAQIGESLDSIETQKTPLQIQINHLVRNMALIGAVVFSFVWTINYSRSQNVLDSLMKALTLAMSILPEEIPVAFTTFMALGAFRLMKMGVIVKNAKTIEALGSATIICTDKTGTITENRMSLAGIYLPDEDAIVSITDKLNRGTLHLLSTAMWASEPDPFDPMEIAIHQAYQQWSDKDDRPGFQMVYEYPLSGPPPMMTHAFENAAGTRIIAAKGAQEAILSVCRLSDEEKENTLKAVNEFTKSGYRVLGIGESNFSGKEFPQTQQQIDFHFVGLIAFYDPPKENIQSVLESLYRAGMQVKIITGDHAATTRNIAAQIGFRGVENVLTGQSLMGQDEKNLRKSVTNTAIFARMFPEAKLLVINALKANGHIVAMIGDGVNDGPALKAAHIGIAMGKKGSEIAKQASALILQQDDLSGLVDAISAGRRIYSNLKKAIRYIISIHIPIILTVFVPLLLGWRYAEIFTPVHVIFFELIMGPTCSIVYENEPADEDVLSQPPRPFTSSLLSSGEVLLSILQGLVITAGLFGVYWYALHNDYSGPLTRSLVFTCLISANFSLTLTNRSFQKSLFTTLSYKNDLIQWVLAISMSLCALIFLNATLRTLFKLGTPDPAQILLSMLVGFISVFWFEIYKFWKRRGLPALSDHDHNPG; encoded by the coding sequence ATGAATACCGTTGCAGGTCAGGGGCTTACTGATGCCCAGGTCCTGGCGTCTAGGGATAGGTTCGGGCGGAATCTTCTGGAAGGGAGATCTAAAAACGAATTTCTGGTAGCGCTGATATCGCTGATCAAAGAGCCGATGCTGATACTGCTCCTAGTCGCTGCCAGCATCTATTTTTTGACAGGCTCCCTTCAAGAAGGCTTCATGATGGTTGCCGCAATTGTGCTGATCTCAATTGTTTCGCTCTATCAGGATACAAGAAGCAGAAGTGCGCTGGAAAAGCTCAGGCAATTTACCGAGCCCAAAAGTCTTGTCGTTAGAAATAAGATCGAGTCCAGGATTTCAGTTGAAGACATTGTTGTCGGGGATTGGCTGGTCCTGCAAGAAGGAGAACGGATTGCAGCGGACGGTACAATTATAAACGCCCACGATTTTTCGGTCGATGAATCGATTTTAAGCGGGGAATCAATGTCTGTTTTCAGATATGTTTCTGAAACGATTTACCAGGGTACCCTTGTTGCCAGCGGCCGCGCGGTCTGCCTTGTGACAGCCATTGGAAATCAAACACGGCTCGCCCAGATTGGGGAAAGCCTCGACTCAATTGAAACCCAGAAAACACCGCTGCAAATCCAGATCAATCACCTGGTAAGGAATATGGCATTGATTGGCGCTGTTGTGTTTTCGTTTGTCTGGACGATCAATTACAGCAGGTCACAAAATGTACTGGACAGTCTGATGAAGGCACTTACCCTAGCGATGAGTATTCTGCCCGAGGAAATACCCGTTGCATTCACCACGTTTATGGCATTGGGTGCATTTCGCCTGATGAAAATGGGCGTTATCGTCAAGAATGCAAAAACCATTGAGGCCCTTGGAAGCGCCACCATTATTTGTACGGACAAAACAGGAACCATCACTGAAAACAGGATGTCGCTGGCTGGGATCTATCTGCCTGACGAAGATGCAATTGTATCTATTACTGACAAATTGAACCGCGGGACCCTTCATCTCTTGTCAACAGCCATGTGGGCAAGTGAGCCCGACCCGTTTGACCCTATGGAAATCGCCATTCACCAGGCATATCAACAGTGGTCGGACAAGGATGACCGCCCTGGCTTCCAGATGGTGTATGAATATCCGCTGAGTGGACCCCCCCCGATGATGACTCACGCATTTGAAAACGCGGCTGGTACAAGGATCATAGCCGCAAAAGGGGCGCAAGAGGCTATCTTATCGGTATGCCGATTAAGCGATGAAGAGAAGGAAAACACCCTGAAGGCTGTCAATGAATTCACAAAGAGCGGATACCGGGTTTTAGGTATTGGTGAGAGTAATTTTTCCGGGAAGGAATTCCCACAAACCCAGCAGCAAATCGATTTTCACTTTGTAGGACTTATCGCTTTTTACGACCCTCCTAAGGAGAACATCCAGTCCGTACTCGAGTCTCTTTATCGAGCTGGGATGCAAGTAAAAATCATTACCGGCGACCATGCAGCCACGACCCGGAACATAGCAGCGCAGATCGGGTTTCGTGGCGTGGAAAATGTCTTGACCGGACAGAGTTTGATGGGGCAGGATGAGAAGAATCTTAGAAAGTCAGTAACAAACACGGCAATTTTCGCCCGCATGTTTCCTGAGGCAAAACTCCTGGTCATCAATGCGCTGAAAGCCAATGGCCACATTGTGGCCATGATCGGTGATGGTGTAAATGACGGTCCGGCGCTAAAGGCGGCTCATATTGGCATTGCCATGGGCAAAAAGGGAAGCGAAATCGCCAAGCAGGCCTCCGCACTTATTCTGCAGCAGGATGACCTGTCAGGATTGGTAGACGCCATCTCGGCTGGGCGAAGAATATATAGCAACTTGAAAAAAGCGATCCGGTATATTATTTCCATCCATATCCCAATCATTCTCACCGTGTTTGTACCGCTGCTGCTCGGATGGAGATATGCAGAAATTTTCACTCCGGTCCACGTGATCTTTTTTGAACTGATCATGGGACCGACCTGTTCGATCGTTTACGAAAATGAGCCTGCCGACGAAGATGTCCTGTCACAGCCGCCACGCCCATTCACAAGTAGCTTGCTTAGTTCAGGTGAAGTACTGCTCAGCATTCTCCAAGGCCTGGTCATTACAGCGGGCTTGTTTGGCGTATATTGGTATGCGTTGCACAATGACTATTCAGGGCCACTAACCAGGTCTTTGGTTTTCACCTGTCTGATTTCGGCCAATTTCTCTTTGACGCTGACAAACCGTTCATTTCAAAAATCGCTATTTACAACGTTGAGCTATAAAAACGACCTGATCCAGTGGGTGTTAGCGATATCTATGTCGCTTTGCGCTCTTATTTTCCTTAATGCCACGCTAAGAACACTTTTTAAGTTGGGAACTCCCGACCCAGCGCAGATTTTACTGAGCATGTTGGTTGGATTTATATCCGTTTTTTGGTTTGAGATTTACAAATTCTGGAAGCGAAGAGGATTACCGGCACTTAGTGACCACGATCATAATCCGGGCTGA
- a CDS encoding universal stress protein, with the protein MKTILVPIDFSENGDKALAAAKQIAVKTGAKLSIMYAHQPYVGDYMIPESIGTAPIYPQLEDDYRAKLNQRVSNAQQEGYRADAIFETDSVETAVLRQAKEISADLIIVGRTGHRTFLDKLIGSSATGIALHAHCPVLIIPPESKMTRFDQIVYATQLEFDEKQILLDVVALSKQLKSKLQLVKVNSDEQLDIQPDGQYINEIERELGIDRGDIAILNGDHVMDRLGNYCDQIKADLLIVSNRRRGFLEKLLNPSMTKKLTVDTQVPLLVYHKEPVDSDLKAPMVILS; encoded by the coding sequence ATGAAAACGATCCTGGTACCTATTGACTTTTCCGAAAACGGGGACAAGGCATTGGCCGCAGCAAAGCAAATAGCTGTTAAAACCGGCGCAAAGCTATCGATCATGTATGCCCACCAGCCTTACGTGGGCGATTATATGATCCCTGAATCGATTGGAACGGCCCCCATCTATCCGCAGTTGGAAGACGATTACCGTGCAAAACTGAACCAACGGGTTTCCAACGCCCAGCAGGAAGGGTACCGTGCCGACGCCATTTTCGAAACAGATAGCGTGGAAACGGCTGTACTCAGACAAGCCAAAGAAATTTCAGCGGATCTGATCATCGTTGGAAGGACTGGTCACCGAACCTTTTTAGACAAATTGATAGGCAGCTCGGCAACCGGCATTGCACTGCATGCCCATTGCCCAGTCCTAATTATACCACCGGAAAGTAAAATGACGCGGTTCGATCAGATTGTATATGCTACCCAACTGGAATTTGACGAGAAGCAGATACTGCTTGATGTCGTCGCTCTGAGCAAACAATTAAAAAGTAAGCTCCAACTTGTAAAAGTGAATTCCGACGAGCAGCTGGACATCCAACCTGACGGGCAGTATATTAATGAAATCGAGCGTGAGCTGGGTATTGATCGTGGTGACATCGCTATACTCAATGGTGATCACGTGATGGATCGGCTGGGAAATTACTGTGATCAAATAAAAGCGGACTTGCTGATCGTTTCTAACCGGCGGAGAGGCTTTCTTGAAAAGTTGCTGAATCCTTCGATGACAAAAAAATTAACCGTCGATACCCAAGTTCCGCTATTAGTTTACCACAAAGAGCCTGTTGATAGCGATCTTAAAGCGCCGATGGTGATCCTGAGCTGA
- a CDS encoding dodecin family protein has product MSVVKVIEVLANSTQSWEDAAQTAVTEAAKSLKSIRSVYVKEFQAVEENDQITQYRINAKISFELKDSEGPQT; this is encoded by the coding sequence ATGTCTGTTGTAAAAGTAATCGAAGTGCTGGCAAACTCGACCCAAAGCTGGGAGGATGCCGCCCAAACCGCAGTAACAGAAGCTGCAAAGTCTTTAAAAAGCATACGTTCAGTATATGTCAAGGAATTCCAGGCTGTGGAGGAAAACGACCAGATCACCCAGTACCGCATCAATGCCAAGATCAGCTTCGAATTGAAAGATAGTGAAGGGCCACAAACCTAG
- a CDS encoding Gfo/Idh/MocA family protein codes for MENGKERLGVALVGLGQYATGQLMPALKETKNCCLAGLVSGSKEKLKQYQSEFGLDDNGLYSYEDFDKIADNDQIDIVYIVLPNSMHAEYSIRAMKAGKHVICEKPMAMNVRECEHVIETIGQTGMHFSMGYRLHFDPFNREMMRLGQGEKFGQVKKITLLDSMDIGESNQWRLDPKRSGGGPLVNNGIYCIQAAIYITGKLPTVVDARFADKTDPSKFQGLEEGITWTMYFGDEVIADCECSYSKNQNLMRAEAESGWFELDPAYEYEGLKGRTSEGGMDCKPVNQQALQMDDFALCIITDQPSRVPAEMGLRDMKIIAAIYESAEKHSKIDLYLNEFAELSEP; via the coding sequence ATGGAAAACGGAAAAGAAAGGCTGGGCGTCGCCCTGGTTGGTCTGGGGCAGTACGCTACAGGTCAGCTGATGCCAGCATTGAAAGAGACAAAAAACTGCTGCCTGGCTGGTCTGGTGAGCGGTAGCAAAGAGAAATTGAAACAATATCAATCAGAGTTTGGTCTGGATGACAACGGTCTTTATAGCTACGAAGATTTTGACAAGATTGCTGATAACGACCAGATCGATATTGTCTACATCGTGCTGCCCAACAGCATGCATGCCGAGTACAGCATCCGGGCCATGAAGGCGGGAAAGCATGTGATTTGTGAAAAGCCCATGGCAATGAATGTTCGAGAATGCGAGCATGTCATCGAGACGATCGGGCAAACCGGGATGCATTTTTCGATGGGCTACCGCCTCCATTTTGATCCTTTTAACCGGGAGATGATGCGGCTTGGCCAGGGGGAAAAGTTTGGACAGGTAAAAAAAATCACACTTTTGGACAGCATGGATATTGGTGAGTCAAATCAATGGCGGCTTGATCCGAAGCGCTCGGGCGGTGGGCCTTTGGTAAACAACGGCATTTACTGCATCCAGGCAGCGATCTATATCACCGGCAAACTTCCCACCGTGGTGGATGCACGCTTTGCAGATAAAACAGACCCGTCCAAATTCCAGGGATTGGAGGAAGGGATTACCTGGACGATGTATTTTGGAGACGAAGTGATTGCCGACTGCGAATGTAGCTACTCCAAAAACCAGAACCTGATGCGCGCCGAAGCAGAGTCGGGCTGGTTTGAGCTGGACCCGGCCTACGAATATGAGGGTTTGAAAGGAAGGACTTCGGAAGGAGGGATGGATTGTAAGCCAGTCAACCAGCAAGCTTTGCAAATGGACGACTTTGCGCTTTGCATCATTACTGACCAGCCATCCAGGGTGCCCGCCGAAATGGGTTTGCGTGATATGAAGATCATCGCCGCTATTTATGAATCTGCCGAAAAACATTCGAAAATCGATTTGTATCTCAATGAGTTTGCCGAGCTCAGTGAACCATAA
- a CDS encoding acetate/propionate family kinase has translation MSPTILAVNAGSSSLKFKVFNAHTMEMIWAGKAMGIGSISGSFHVTDENGHDVVSKKLRDTSEPQVIEMLINWIDEKELIIQGIGHRVVHGGARFFEPAIVSKSLIGELKKVEKLAPLHLPDILSNLSSFLQAFPKTLQVASFDTEFHKDIPDQAKYYALPANIRKAGVHRYGFHGLSCQYIISHLKQMRVGIEGKKILIAHLGSGSSLTAVLNGKSVDTAMGFTPAGGLIMGSRSGDIDPGIAPFLLRSRNLSARQLDELFNKKSGLLGISGKTDEISKLLEKEKSDPASRLALAMFCYSVKKAIGQFAAVLNGLDELVFTGGIGENVPQIRQRICDEMDYLGILLDENLNAKHPAETISSEYSKVCVRVIAANEEYVLAENVKAFL, from the coding sequence ATGTCACCAACGATCCTGGCCGTTAATGCAGGCTCTTCCAGTCTAAAATTTAAAGTTTTCAATGCTCATACAATGGAAATGATCTGGGCTGGGAAAGCTATGGGGATAGGGTCTATAAGCGGAAGCTTTCATGTAACTGATGAGAATGGCCACGATGTTGTTTCAAAGAAACTAAGGGACACATCCGAGCCACAGGTGATTGAAATGCTGATCAACTGGATTGATGAAAAGGAGCTTATCATCCAGGGCATTGGCCATCGGGTGGTCCATGGAGGTGCACGTTTTTTTGAGCCTGCAATAGTTAGCAAATCGCTCATCGGGGAGTTGAAAAAGGTTGAAAAACTTGCGCCGCTGCACCTTCCCGACATACTTTCAAATTTGTCCAGTTTTTTGCAAGCATTCCCCAAAACATTGCAGGTTGCCAGTTTCGATACCGAATTTCATAAGGATATACCCGACCAGGCCAAATATTACGCGTTGCCTGCAAACATCAGAAAGGCAGGGGTACACCGATATGGATTTCACGGCCTATCCTGTCAGTATATCATCTCGCATTTGAAACAAATGAGGGTTGGAATTGAAGGCAAAAAGATATTGATTGCCCACCTCGGAAGCGGTTCGAGTCTGACGGCTGTTCTGAATGGCAAAAGTGTTGATACTGCGATGGGGTTTACACCTGCCGGAGGGTTGATCATGGGATCGCGTTCGGGAGATATTGATCCGGGGATCGCACCATTTTTATTGAGGTCGCGGAACTTGTCTGCTAGACAGCTCGATGAATTGTTCAACAAAAAATCCGGTTTGCTGGGCATTTCAGGAAAGACAGACGAGATCTCAAAGCTTCTTGAAAAAGAAAAGTCAGATCCGGCTTCGCGATTGGCCCTGGCCATGTTCTGTTATTCGGTAAAGAAGGCGATTGGTCAGTTTGCAGCCGTTCTGAACGGATTAGACGAACTGGTCTTTACAGGTGGAATCGGAGAAAACGTTCCACAAATCCGACAGAGAATCTGCGATGAAATGGATTACCTGGGAATTCTTCTGGATGAAAATTTGAACGCGAAACATCCAGCCGAGACTATTAGCAGTGAGTATAGCAAAGTTTGCGTCCGTGTGATCGCCGCGAACGAAGAGTACGTTTTGGCTGAAAATGTGAAGGCGTTTTTATAA